In Thermodesulfobacteriota bacterium, the genomic stretch ATAAGCTCTGAACCGCCCAGTAGCAAAGCGGCCAAAGTCGCTGTAAGGTCCGACTTGGCCGAGTATATCGAGTGCCCCGCTTCAAGGCCCGAGAGCTGGAACGATTGGAAGTGGCAGCTCAAAAACCGCATAACCTCCCTTGAGGCGTTGAAAGACCTCATACCCCTTACCCGGCGGGAAGAGGAAGGAATCAAGCGCGCCACCGGCCGCCTGGCCATGGCCATAACACCCTATTTTCTCACGCTCATCGACAGACAGGACCCCAAATGCCCCATAAGGAAGCAGGCAATACCCAGGCTCGAGGAATTCAGCGTCTCTTCCTGCGAGATGGTAGACCCTTGCGGTGAGGACTCCCATTCCCCGGTCCCGGGGCTCGTGCACAGGTACCCTGACAGGGCCCTTCTGATAGTGACCGACTCCTGCGCCATGTACTGCAGGTATTGCACGAGGAAGCGGATGGTCGGTGAAGAGCACCCGCCCATGCCCATAGAGCGCTTCGACGACGCGATAAAGTACATCAAGTCGAAAAGGTCCATAAGGGACATCCTCATCTCGGGCGGCGACCCGCTTATGATGAAGACCGAGGTCCTCGAGGACTATATAAAGAGGCTCAGGGCCATACCGCACCTTGAGGTGATCAGGATAGGCACCAGGGTGCCTGTGACGCTGCCCATGAGGGTGACAGGCGAGCTAGTCGCGATGCTCAGGAAATACCACCCGCTCTACATAAGCATCCATTTCTCTCACCCGAAGGAAATCTCTCCCGAGGTCGAGAAGGCCTGCTCCATGCTCGCCGACGCCGGGATACCGCTCGGCAGCCAGACCGTGCTCCTTAAGGGAGTGAACGACAGGCCGGCTGTCATGAAAAAACTCATGCAGGAGCTCCTTAAGATACGGGTCAGGCCCTATTACATATACCAGTGCGACATGGCCGTTGGCACGGGCCACTTCAGGACGCCTGTCTCTGTTGGCATGAACATAATGGAGGAGCTCCGCGGCCACACGACAGGATATGCGGTGCCGACCTT encodes the following:
- a CDS encoding KamA family radical SAM protein: MEGLSISSEPPSSKAAKVAVRSDLAEYIECPASRPESWNDWKWQLKNRITSLEALKDLIPLTRREEEGIKRATGRLAMAITPYFLTLIDRQDPKCPIRKQAIPRLEEFSVSSCEMVDPCGEDSHSPVPGLVHRYPDRALLIVTDSCAMYCRYCTRKRMVGEEHPPMPIERFDDAIKYIKSKRSIRDILISGGDPLMMKTEVLEDYIKRLRAIPHLEVIRIGTRVPVTLPMRVTGELVAMLRKYHPLYISIHFSHPKEISPEVEKACSMLADAGIPLGSQTVLLKGVNDRPAVMKKLMQELLKIRVRPYYIYQCDMAVGTGHFRTPVSVGMNIMEELRGHTTGYAVPTFVVDAPGGGGKIPVAPTYLISQAKGRLTLRNYENKIYTYSEPE